The proteins below come from a single Brassica oleracea var. oleracea cultivar TO1000 unplaced genomic scaffold, BOL UnpScaffold00835, whole genome shotgun sequence genomic window:
- the LOC106320176 gene encoding transcription factor bHLH83-like, whose product MALVNNHPNEPKYVSKQNSSSQDLSSPENDGLDQPDAAYAGGHSASSSSTMNSDHQQNHQGLVFYPSGESVEDHNSLLDFNRSSFLNFDHNDDRHESFPPPTISCGGVSGGFSFLEGNNLSYSFTNWNQHHMDIIGPRHIETPGTNQVHKDWLYSDSTVVTTGSRHKSVSPKSTGNKRSYTGEISQPPSKKPTSGAKGKAKPKPTTSPKDPQSLAAKNRRERISERLKILQELVPNGTKVDLVTMLEKAISYVKFLQVQVKVLAADEFWPAQGGKAPDISQVKDAIDAILSSSQRGRNSDPVTNQ is encoded by the exons ATGGCACTCGTTAATAACCATCCCAACGAGCCAAAATACGTGTCAAAACAAAACTCCTCATCCCAAGATCTCTCATCACCGGAGAACGACGGATTGGATCAGCCTGACGCAGCTTATGCCGGAGGACATTCCGCTTCGAGCAGTAGCACGATGAATTCTGATCATCAGCAAAATCATCAAGGGTTAGTATTTTACCCTTCTGGCGAATCCGTTGAGGATCACAACTCTTTGTTAGATTTCAACAGATCCTCATTTCTTAACTTCGACCACAACGATGATCGTCATGAGAGCTTTCCTCCTCCAACCATAAGTTGCGGTGGTGTTAGCGGTGGCTTCTCTTTTTTGGAAGGCAACAACTTGAGCTACAGCTTCACAAACTGGAATCAACATCATATGGATATTATTGGCCCTAGACACATCGAAACTCCGGGGACAAACCAAGTCCATAAAGACTGGTTATATTCTGATTCAACTGTTGTAACCACTGGTTCTAGACATAAGTCTGTCTCGCCTAAATCCACTGGAAATAAACGTTCTTATACG GGGGAGATCAGTCAACCACCCTCAAAGAAACCCACTAGCGGCGCAAAAGGGAAAGCTAAGCCTAAGCCAACAACTTCACCGAAAGATCCACAAAGCCTAGCAGCTaag aaTCGAAGAGAAAGAATAAGTGAACGTCTCAAGATATTGCAAGAACTTGTTCCCAATGGCACCAAG GTTGATTTGGTAACGATGTTAGAGAAGGCCATTAGTTATGTAAAGTTTCTTCAAGTGCAAGTTAAg GTACTTGCGGCCGATGAGTTTTGGCCGGCACAAGGAGGGAAAGCTCCTGATATTTCTCAAGTTAAAGACGCCATTGATGCCATCCTCTCTTCATCACAACGAGGCAGGAATTCGGATCCCGTCACCAATCAATGA